The Asterias rubens chromosome 14, eAstRub1.3, whole genome shotgun sequence DNA segment TCAGTCTCCTCACCGGAGCCATAGTCAGTCTCCTCACTGGAGCCATAGTCAGTCTCCTCACCGGAGCCATAGTCAGTCTCCTCACCGGAGCCATAGTCAGTCTCCTCACTGGAGCCATAGTCAGTCTCCTCACTGGAGCCATAGTCAGTCTCCTCACCGGAGCCAAAGTCAGTCTCCTCCTGATCATCTCCCGAAACTTCCTCCTCGGCCTCCTTCTTTTCCTGATCCGATGGGGCGATCCAATCAGTGCTCAATCCATTAGTGCTCAGTGAGACTGTGGGCAGAAGCTCAACGTCTAATGTGACGTCATCGATAGCTATGAGGTCAGGGGACGTGGGTTCCGTTGGCGGTACTAGTCCACCATCGTCGATATTAATACGGATAGTTGACTCGGGAAGCTTCGGCAACGGCACTTCGTTACTGATTAGAGGCTCACGGCCGTGGTTGAGGCTTGGAGTGGGGTCCGTGGTTCCCACTCCCTTTGTATGTGTTAGTACGATGAATATCCCACCCAGGGTACCAGCGACCAGGATGAGGGTAGTGAGAATGACAGCGCAAGCGTAAATCCTTGCTCGTTGGTTACGCCAATACGACTCGTTCAAAGCATCAACCTATAAAGACAGAAACAACACTTGAAATCAATTATTAACAAATCCTATATATTTCGGATGCTCAGTTAATCTCTGGGCCGCAATAGGCCTACAtataactgtttttttgttctccTAACAACACCAATAGCACCAACAACAGCTTTATAGTAGGCATTTTGGTGAAACAGAATCAAGTAACCAAGCAGAACAGTGAAAATTTAACTCGTGGTTTAAGTTCAAAACCAATACCAATTCAACGGATGATTGAACGTACCTGTGACTCTGTATTGTCGACCATGTAGGCTACAGTGGATTCTTTCTGGGCAGTGACCGGTGCTTTCTCGGCAGGTGCACCCGCCGCTGACATGGTCCCTTTGGGGAACATCTCTTCAGTTTAAGAAATCAGTAACAAACTTTAGACATCACAATTGTAGAGCTCCAAACACCAAACTCAACAAAATGAAGTTGCTTTTACTCCATACAGGGGTTTATATAATGTAGGGCCTACAGCCGCCTACGTTTTGTGGCCAACAGTGAACGGTGCAAGTCCGGTTTAAAAGCAACAAGGATTTCCAGTCATGAGGTCATTGTCGTCGGTGTGTGATTacttagggacttttcgttttcgacgacggatggttctgcgacggtatagatgacatttggcgtcatctgcgcatgcgtcggctttgaggacggtcgtccctcaacttctacgacagtacttgggatgaatcttcgttgtgctgaaaacgacaacgtttagctgaacaaccgtcgcagaaccatccgtcgtcgaaaacgaaaagtccctactgTTGGTACCAAACGATTACTGTTGGGCGTATTGGTAAAACAGAAAACTGTTGACGTAATAATTTCCCAGAAGTCATGACCGTTAAATTATCGTAGTCTTCAAGActatggcactggacacctgtggtggttttcaaagaccagccgtcAGTTTATGACGTGATACGCATACCGAGTAGCCCTACGTGTTTATGGTATAACTTTTGGAgtatttgcaaataattatatgacGCATCCTTTAAAATTAACTTCTCTAATTCGGAGACGTAAACGTtcaccaagttagtttttattgtcattaaagtTTGTTTGgagtatttacaaataatgaCGCCTCCGTTAAAGGCAACTTACTCTCAATCGGAGACATAATACGGtgacaagtaagtttttattgtcattgaAGTTTGGAGTATTTAAAGATGCTACGTCAGATTTTTGGgcccaaacattaaacaatagattgtttttgagtgaatggtatttcaaagagtatcatccgctctaacgaaaacaagtttaatttttacttttaatggacAGGAACCTTGAAAAAATGTAAAGCGTTTCTTATataacacataagaattggtcacgtgatatattgtcaggatcccgacaaaTACTAATTTTGAACACTTTACTAATAATTGgaggactttttcgagcaatggctcaaatgaaagcttgtacatttctcgaccccaatcaaaatacctgttaaattctaaatcaaaatttttgggtcaaatcggccaacaAACTGACATAGCATTTAAACATAACGATGcctcatttaaaaataaatgttattccGAGACGTAATACGGTcaccaagtacatttttattgtcattaaagtTTGgagtatttacaaataatgaCGCCTCCTTTAAACTCAACTTACTCTCAATCGGAGAGGTAGTACGGtcaccaagttagtttttactGTCATTAAAGTTTGGAGTATTTACAAAATGGACGTCTCTTTTAAAGTCAACTTACTCTCACTCGAAGACGTAAGACggtgaccaagtaagtttttattgttattattattaaagtttggagtattttacacaaaatgacgcctcctttaaagtcaccttaCTTTCTCAATCGGAGACGTAACACGGTGACCAAAttagtttttattgtcattaaagtTCGAAGTATTTACACATAATGACGCCTCCTTTAAATGTTAGTCTTATTCCGAGACGTAATACGTTTCACTGTAActactgctactgctgctgctgctactgctgctACTATCAATAGACACACTGTCACTCAAAGTAAAGTCTGAATCCTCGGAAACATATTCGCCCTCCTGATCATCTCCCGAAACCACCTCTGTTACGTCACCGAGGTCAGAGGTCGCAGGTTCCGCTGGCAGTGGTCCACTACGGATCTCAGCGGATCCGTAGTCGCCCTCTTGGTCATCTCCGGAAGTGGCTTCCTCGACACCGTCGACAGCTTTGAGATCAGGGGTCACAGGTTCCATTGGCGGTATCAGTCCACCGTTGTCGATGATTCGGATTGTCGGATAGGGAAGCTTCGGCAAAAACGGCTCTTCGTTTCCGACCTGAGGCTTACCGTCTCGGTTTGGCAGCGGGTCCGTGGTTACCACTCTGTTTGTGTGTGTCAGTACGATGACGATCCCGGTCAGAGCACCAGCGACCAGGATGAGTGTCGTCAGAACGACTGTGCATGCGCAAATCCTTGCTCGTTGAGTACGCCAGTATGACTCGTTCACAGCATCAACCTAAAACGACAGACACAAAACTTGAATTAAATCATCCATAAACCAAATTTTggtttatgtaaatttgttttcgCATTagtaaccaataattgtttcggttgaattgcccattggttaatcactggccaatgacAGAAAGTACGGTTATTGGTTGAGCCGCAAAAACGCACCAATTATACGAACTGGTCGTGGTCGGTCTTCACGTCGGCaatatattattttgatattcCAACAAAACCATGGCTTTTGTGTCGATGCAGGATGTTGGCTCATGATAGTCAGCTCGCAACCATGTTGCTTTATAAATTATGTTACTTTTAAGCATAAATATATAGTGTAAGCAAAGAAAACCTTtctaatttttttctgaaagggAAAGTATATACCTTTGGTGTATGAAACCGttctattgttttaatcattatgGTTTAACAATAAAATCCAACCTGAGCAACCAAAATGttaggggtaaaaaaaaaaatatatagacaCATTGTATGTTTGCCTATGGCTGGCCGCAACGATGATATAGTTGATTGAGAATAACTATGGGCTAACACATTGAccacatggaggtagaaacagcTATCTTCACGACCAGTAACGCCATAGAGCATATAGGTACATTGGGATTTTggcaatcaacatttattttaccCATCGTGTCCGTATCGTTTCAGTTTAGGCCTATTGGGTcctatataaaacaaacatgatgAGCCCGACGTTGGGCCAACTTGAAAGGGTGTCGGTCACTCGTAACTTTACCAGTTTATACAGTTGACACTTCTTACCTATTGCAAGGTATACAAAGAAGTGACAAAAATTTGTCTCAAGATACAGAGTGacccgaaggtacgaagtgtccagggtacgaagtgtaAGTGGTAAAGTACGTGGTGTCCACACATCCCTTTTGTCGACTAATTTGATTGATCAACATCCATGTACAAGTCTGACGTATTTATTAATGTTCTAACTATAATTTGTTGGTCCTATACATTGACCCAACGAAGTATGATGCTGTATGGGAGCAAATCGTTGACATTAACTTGTGATGGAACTTCAACCTACCTGTGACTCTGCATTGTTATAGACGATATTGTCGACCATGTAGACTTCACTAGCGGTGACCGGTGGTTTCTCGGCCGGTGCACCCGCCGCTGACACGGTCCCTTTGGGAAACATCTTTTCAGTTTAAGAAATCAGTTGATCACCAGAACAAACTTTAGACGGACATCCCTTGCAGAGCTCCAAACAGTTAACACTAAACTCGACGAATGACTGTTACAGTGGTTGTTATTTCCTTTTGGTGTTTATAAACGTGCGTTTACCCACGCATTAGTTTCCTGGTTGCAAATGCATTGTTGTGCGCAACTGGTGTTGATTACGAATCAGTACCCCGTAGCCTTCAAGACAACTCGTTTTCAAACACTTGTACCAGTGCGCAATCCATTACAAAGTGCAGCGCAGCGTTATTCGTTGGCAGACTTGAATTCAAGACTAATGGTCATCGGGTGGAGGTTTTGTTTGGGGCATGTCCCAATGATGATCAGTGGGTGGACGTAACCGTAGCCTTCAAACAAATCGTTTTTAAACTCTTCGGTAGTGCGCAAATTCATTACGTAGTGCACCGCTTCCTTGTCAGGCTTGAATTCAAGACTAACGGTCATCA contains these protein-coding regions:
- the LOC117299696 gene encoding uncharacterized protein LOC117299696, which encodes MFPKGTVSAAGAPAEKPPVTASEVYMVDNIVYNNAESQVDAVNESYWRTQRARICACTVVLTTLILVAGALTGIVIVLTHTNRVVTTDPLPNRDGKPQVGNEEPFLPKLPYPTIRIIDNGGLIPPMEPVTPDLKAVDGVEEATSGDDQEGDYGSAEIRSGPLPAEPATSDLGDVTEVVSGDDQEGEYVSEDSDFTLSDSVSIDSSSSSSSSSSSSYSETYYVSE